From Chryseobacterium joostei, the proteins below share one genomic window:
- a CDS encoding trehalase family glycosidase, whose product MSNQLYINEIQTLFDAVQKSKIFEDQKMMTDAVPLFSIAEINAKYEQEKDSDGFDLRNFVMSHFDFLGARVSVRKEDHLPIGQHIEKLWDELTRTAYEEKGTLLKLPKPYIVPGGRFNEFFYWDSYFIMLGLQVSGRVEMMENIVENCSYLIQNVGFVPNASRTHFLSRSQPPYFSLMLELLAETTNDETIYTHYHDTLEKEYAFWMDGKEKVESGSGLQRVVKTVDGDILNRYYDAANEPRPESYLIDIEDHENASGEEFYRNIRSACESGWDFSSRWFADGEHIQTIETLNLSEVDLNSLLWHLETTLAKSSALQNLREKENYFTERAASRRQMINKYFWDEKTKIYKDYHIIKNTNTPSEHIAALYPLFLGIADKEQAEAMAKAISEKFLYQGGLVTTTKKSGQQWDLPNAWAPYQWLGFKAMKNYGFDELAENIKNNWCFNVERVYKNTGKLMEKYNALDTETIAGGGEYPNQDGFGWTNGVYLKLQQN is encoded by the coding sequence ATGAGTAATCAACTTTACATCAACGAAATCCAGACTCTTTTTGATGCAGTACAGAAGTCAAAGATCTTTGAAGATCAAAAAATGATGACAGATGCAGTTCCGTTGTTTTCGATTGCTGAAATCAACGCAAAGTATGAGCAAGAAAAAGATTCTGATGGTTTTGACCTAAGAAATTTTGTGATGAGCCATTTTGATTTTTTAGGAGCAAGAGTTTCTGTTCGGAAAGAAGATCATCTTCCCATTGGACAGCATATTGAAAAGCTTTGGGATGAGCTGACACGTACAGCTTATGAAGAAAAAGGGACACTTTTAAAGTTACCCAAACCTTACATTGTTCCGGGTGGACGCTTCAATGAGTTTTTCTATTGGGACAGCTATTTTATTATGCTTGGACTACAGGTTTCCGGCAGAGTGGAAATGATGGAGAATATTGTGGAAAACTGTTCTTATCTTATTCAAAATGTTGGATTTGTACCCAATGCAAGCAGAACCCATTTTTTAAGTCGTTCACAGCCACCGTACTTTTCGCTGATGCTGGAGCTTCTTGCTGAGACTACAAATGATGAAACAATTTACACCCACTATCATGATACTTTAGAGAAAGAATATGCTTTTTGGATGGATGGGAAAGAAAAAGTTGAAAGTGGTTCAGGTCTCCAACGAGTGGTAAAAACCGTTGATGGTGATATTTTGAACAGATATTACGATGCAGCAAACGAACCGCGTCCTGAAAGTTATTTAATTGATATTGAAGATCATGAAAATGCTTCAGGAGAAGAGTTTTACAGAAATATAAGAAGCGCCTGCGAATCTGGCTGGGATTTTTCCAGCAGATGGTTTGCAGATGGAGAGCATATACAGACAATTGAAACGCTGAACCTTTCAGAGGTAGATTTGAATAGCCTTTTATGGCATTTGGAAACAACCCTGGCAAAATCTTCAGCACTTCAGAATCTGAGAGAAAAAGAAAATTATTTTACCGAAAGAGCAGCAAGCCGAAGACAGATGATCAACAAATATTTCTGGGATGAAAAGACTAAGATTTACAAAGATTATCATATTATAAAAAACACAAACACACCGTCTGAACATATTGCTGCTCTTTACCCTTTATTCCTTGGAATTGCAGATAAGGAACAAGCCGAAGCTATGGCTAAGGCTATCTCTGAAAAATTTTTATATCAGGGAGGGCTGGTAACTACTACCAAAAAATCTGGCCAGCAATGGGATTTACCGAATGCCTGGGCACCTTATCAATGGCTTGGCTTTAAGGCAATGAAGAACTACGGCTTTGATGAGTTGGCTGAGAATATTAAAAACAACTGGTGTTTTAACGTAGAAAGGGTTTATAAAAACACAGGAAAACTGATGGAAAAATACAACGCATTAGATACAGAAACAATAGCAGGAGGCGGGGAATACCCCAATCAGGATGGATTCGGTTGGACCAATGGAGTGTATTTAAAACTACAACAAAACTGA
- a CDS encoding NADPH-dependent FMN reductase: MISQKKILVIVGSATKASSNQKLMEQVLEKNPNINFQMHHDLSILPHFDTSLTDVDIPEEVVKIREKINHSAGVIFSTPEYIFSIPSRLKNLLEWCVSTNVFSDKPVAFITGSANGEKGHEELLLLLKTLGAKTNDKHQLLIKGIKGKFSNDGTVESNTFAKVSKLVTDFNDSVS, translated from the coding sequence ATGATCTCCCAAAAAAAAATTCTTGTAATTGTTGGAAGTGCCACAAAAGCTTCCAGCAATCAGAAACTGATGGAACAGGTATTGGAAAAAAATCCCAATATTAATTTCCAAATGCATCATGATCTTTCTATTCTTCCCCACTTTGATACATCCTTAACTGATGTTGATATCCCTGAGGAAGTCGTAAAGATAAGGGAGAAGATTAATCATTCGGCGGGAGTAATATTTTCTACTCCGGAATATATTTTCAGTATTCCGAGCAGATTAAAGAACTTACTGGAATGGTGTGTTTCTACCAATGTTTTCTCAGACAAACCTGTTGCTTTTATTACAGGTTCTGCCAATGGTGAAAAAGGTCATGAAGAATTATTATTGCTTTTAAAAACTCTTGGAGCAAAAACTAATGATAAACATCAGCTTTTGATAAAGGGAATAAAAGGTAAGTTCAGTAATGATGGCACGGTTGAAAGTAATACCTTTGCTAAAGTATCAAAATTAGTAACAGATTTCAACGATTCTGTTTCATAA
- a CDS encoding MBL fold metallo-hydrolase, producing MLQIQGFVFNFASENTYIIYNENKNAWLIDPGNMNAQETQAIDNFIKEHELKIQKILLTHAHIDHVLGLQWAFDTFKVPVYMHQEDQEVLDMLQASGMRFGFPVDPVKVDVEYVKEDDELDLDGEKFKIYHVPGHSPGSVVYHNENQKFMISGDVLFEGSIGRTDLYKGNYEQLIDGIKTKLFVLDSDTQVFSGHGNPTSIGFEKQYNPFFK from the coding sequence ATGCTTCAGATTCAAGGTTTCGTATTCAACTTTGCCAGCGAAAATACATATATCATTTATAACGAAAACAAGAATGCCTGGTTAATTGATCCGGGAAATATGAATGCTCAGGAAACTCAGGCCATTGATAATTTTATCAAAGAACATGAGCTGAAAATTCAGAAAATTCTTTTAACTCATGCTCACATTGATCATGTTTTAGGGCTTCAGTGGGCATTTGATACCTTTAAAGTGCCTGTATATATGCATCAGGAGGATCAGGAAGTTCTGGATATGCTTCAGGCCAGTGGAATGAGATTTGGTTTTCCTGTTGATCCTGTAAAAGTAGATGTGGAATATGTAAAGGAGGATGATGAATTGGATCTGGATGGTGAAAAATTCAAGATTTATCATGTTCCGGGACACTCTCCGGGAAGTGTTGTCTATCATAACGAAAATCAAAAATTCATGATCTCCGGTGATGTTCTTTTTGAGGGGAGCATCGGTAGAACAGACCTTTATAAAGGAAACTATGAGCAATTGATTGATGGAATAAAAACTAAACTTTTCGTTTTAGATTCTGATACACAGGTTTTCTCGGGTCATGGAAACCCTACCTCAATAGGTTTTGAGAAACAATATAATCCGTTTTTTAAATAA
- a CDS encoding type IX secretion system plug protein, whose product MKTLRILLLSLGGLVYGQNIQSIQLFNPQTNDETPVIKFGEQLVLSFDDLTNGSEIYRYTIKHYDRNWNDDNLFFTEFASGSMNALLDKFQYSFNTLQAYTHYKLTFPNDKIQPKVSGNFELIVYKDSADKPLFKRRFYLVEDIASVGVNVSRIADAKNPNLNQRVEVKASPKGGDLSSNVNSISLNVMQNNNPNMVISNQKPSTVLGNQMLFQQMNLTFPGDNEFYYFDNKNMTIAADMVRAVEVKDDGNYTYLHPVWAFPLNYQYQPDVNGAWYYRRNDLGRERDAEREADYSWVYFYLESEPVDKEIYVLGGFNNFQASKENQMQYDVAGKQYVAKIFLKQGFYNYILATKQGNGPLDFGEVNGNFWQTDNLYQAFLYYAPFGRNYDGLIGYGEFRTPIRK is encoded by the coding sequence ATGAAAACTTTGCGAATACTTTTACTCTCCTTGGGTGGGCTGGTTTACGGACAAAATATCCAAAGTATCCAGTTATTCAACCCTCAGACGAATGATGAAACTCCGGTAATAAAGTTCGGTGAACAATTGGTTCTGAGCTTTGATGACCTTACCAATGGCAGCGAAATCTATAGATATACCATTAAACATTACGACAGAAACTGGAATGATGACAACCTGTTTTTCACAGAGTTTGCCAGTGGAAGCATGAATGCGCTTCTGGATAAATTTCAATATTCCTTCAATACATTACAGGCTTATACTCACTACAAGCTAACGTTTCCCAATGATAAGATACAACCAAAAGTATCGGGGAATTTTGAACTGATTGTGTACAAGGATTCAGCTGATAAACCTCTTTTCAAAAGAAGATTTTATCTGGTGGAAGACATTGCGTCGGTAGGAGTGAATGTTTCAAGGATTGCAGATGCAAAGAATCCCAATCTGAACCAAAGGGTAGAAGTAAAGGCTTCACCAAAAGGAGGAGATCTTTCCTCCAATGTGAATTCCATATCATTAAATGTGATGCAGAATAACAACCCGAATATGGTTATTTCTAATCAGAAACCAAGTACTGTTTTAGGAAATCAAATGCTTTTCCAGCAAATGAACCTTACCTTTCCGGGAGACAATGAATTCTATTATTTTGATAATAAAAATATGACTATCGCTGCAGACATGGTTCGTGCGGTAGAGGTAAAGGATGATGGCAATTATACCTATTTGCATCCGGTATGGGCATTTCCTTTAAACTATCAGTATCAGCCCGATGTAAACGGAGCCTGGTATTACAGAAGAAATGATCTGGGAAGAGAAAGAGATGCAGAAAGGGAAGCAGATTATTCATGGGTGTATTTTTACCTGGAATCAGAACCTGTGGATAAGGAAATTTATGTTCTTGGCGGATTTAATAATTTTCAGGCTAGTAAAGAAAACCAAATGCAATACGATGTGGCAGGTAAGCAATATGTGGCTAAGATTTTCCTGAAACAAGGTTTTTATAACTATATTTTAGCAACGAAGCAGGGGAATGGTCCATTGGATTTTGGCGAAGTAAATGGTAATTTCTGGCAGACTGATAACCTTTACCAGGCATTTCTATATTATGCTCCTTTTGGTAGAAACTATGATGGTTTAATAGGGTATGGAGAATTCAGAACTCCGATTAGAAAATAA
- a CDS encoding gamma carbonic anhydrase family protein: MALIKELLGKSPQIGENTFLAETATIIGDVTMGKDCSVWYNAVIRGDVHYIKMGNKVNVQDNAMLHCTYQKHPLNIGNNVSIGHNAIVHGCTIHDNVLIGMGAIVMDDCLVEENSIVGAGSVVTQGTHIKSGEVWGGVPAKKIKDINAQLLEGEVNRIADNYVKYSSWYKENVKDYEL, encoded by the coding sequence ATGGCACTAATAAAAGAACTTTTAGGGAAAAGCCCACAGATCGGAGAGAACACTTTTTTAGCTGAAACGGCTACTATTATCGGAGATGTTACCATGGGAAAAGATTGTAGCGTTTGGTACAATGCGGTGATCCGTGGAGATGTTCATTATATTAAAATGGGAAACAAGGTGAATGTTCAGGATAATGCAATGCTGCACTGTACCTATCAGAAACATCCCCTGAATATAGGGAATAATGTTTCCATCGGGCACAATGCAATTGTTCACGGATGTACTATTCATGATAATGTATTGATCGGAATGGGAGCTATTGTTATGGATGATTGTCTGGTTGAAGAAAATTCAATTGTAGGAGCGGGCTCAGTGGTAACACAGGGAACTCACATCAAGTCCGGAGAAGTTTGGGGAGGTGTTCCTGCCAAAAAAATCAAGGATATTAATGCTCAATTATTGGAAGGCGAAGTCAACAGAATTGCAGATAACTATGTGAAATATTCGTCTTGGTATAAAGAAAATGTAAAAGATTACGAGTTGTAG
- a CDS encoding M4 family metallopeptidase, giving the protein MKTKFILAASVAACSFAFGQNTPSKVVPGKSGLHAEFMRFEKDGPTFQGSPVLFNEASQRLSSGESRKIGLEKDGLGFETHRFQQTVNGIPVEYGMMAVQTKNGKIVGESGKWILDVPQGIEKKSNISESTALQSALSFVGADKYKWQNKEEEDFIKKESGDDKASFAPKGEMVYYSEPTDESLKELKLAYKFDIYAEKPLSRQYVFVDAKNGKVLGVDAIIHDVNAPGTATTGYSGSRNIVADSYNGSYRLRETGRNGGTAVETYNLKKGTNYSSAVDFTDTDNVWNNVNTNKDQYATDAHWGAEMTLDYFYTKFGRKSIDNNNFAIKSYVHYSTNYFNAFWDGSRMTYGDGSSSTNGGKPLTALDVCGHEITHGMTSKTANLVYQREPGALNEGFSDIFGNTIEKWARPSQASWTLGEDFSYVIRNMANPNAYSQPDTYMGTYWKTTTTSGCASPSQSNDYCGVHTNSGVLNFWYYLLVTGGTGTNDKGFAYNVSGIGLDKAGAIAYRTLTTYLTSTSTYANARTYSLQSAADLYGAGSNEVTQVTNAWNAVGVGGGTSPAGLVATAAKESPYTISPNPATDRFTVAFDGKAGKGTVELVSLTGKKEISEKVILTDGANKINIQLPTNMLPGVYIVTVNGQTAGNLIKK; this is encoded by the coding sequence ATGAAAACAAAATTTATCCTAGCAGCAAGTGTTGCAGCTTGCTCTTTTGCTTTTGGACAAAACACACCATCAAAAGTAGTTCCTGGTAAAAGCGGACTACATGCAGAGTTTATGAGATTTGAAAAAGATGGACCTACTTTTCAGGGAAGTCCGGTTTTATTCAATGAAGCTTCTCAGCGACTTTCTTCCGGAGAATCCCGTAAGATTGGATTAGAAAAAGATGGATTGGGTTTTGAAACCCACAGATTTCAACAAACAGTCAACGGAATTCCTGTAGAATACGGAATGATGGCTGTACAAACTAAAAACGGTAAAATTGTAGGAGAGTCCGGAAAATGGATTCTTGATGTTCCTCAGGGAATAGAAAAGAAATCTAATATTTCTGAAAGTACAGCATTGCAAAGTGCACTTTCATTTGTGGGAGCAGATAAATATAAGTGGCAAAATAAAGAAGAGGAAGATTTTATTAAAAAAGAATCCGGTGATGATAAGGCCAGTTTCGCCCCTAAAGGTGAGATGGTATATTATTCAGAGCCTACAGATGAAAGCTTAAAAGAGCTTAAACTAGCTTATAAATTTGATATTTATGCAGAAAAACCACTAAGCAGACAATATGTTTTTGTAGATGCAAAGAATGGTAAAGTCTTAGGAGTAGATGCCATTATTCATGATGTAAATGCTCCGGGAACTGCTACTACAGGATACAGTGGAAGCAGAAATATCGTTGCTGATTCTTATAATGGAAGTTACAGACTGAGAGAAACCGGTAGAAATGGAGGAACAGCTGTAGAAACCTATAATTTGAAAAAAGGAACCAATTATTCTTCTGCAGTAGATTTTACAGATACCGACAATGTATGGAACAATGTGAATACCAATAAAGATCAGTATGCTACCGATGCCCACTGGGGAGCAGAAATGACACTGGATTATTTCTATACAAAGTTTGGCAGAAAAAGTATTGACAACAATAACTTTGCTATAAAATCGTATGTTCATTATTCAACCAACTATTTTAATGCATTTTGGGATGGGTCTAGAATGACTTACGGTGACGGAAGCTCTTCTACAAATGGAGGTAAACCGCTAACTGCACTTGATGTTTGCGGTCATGAAATTACCCACGGAATGACTTCTAAAACAGCAAATCTTGTTTATCAGAGAGAGCCTGGAGCTTTAAATGAAGGATTCTCGGATATTTTTGGAAATACAATAGAAAAATGGGCTAGACCAAGCCAGGCTAGCTGGACACTGGGAGAGGACTTCAGTTATGTGATCAGAAATATGGCAAATCCTAATGCTTATAGCCAGCCGGATACTTATATGGGAACTTACTGGAAAACAACTACCACTTCAGGATGTGCCAGCCCTAGCCAATCTAATGATTATTGTGGAGTTCATACCAATTCAGGTGTTCTTAATTTTTGGTACTACTTATTGGTAACTGGAGGAACAGGAACCAATGATAAAGGTTTTGCCTATAATGTTTCCGGAATAGGGTTAGATAAAGCAGGAGCAATTGCTTACAGAACTTTAACTACTTATCTTACTTCCACATCTACTTATGCTAATGCAAGAACGTATTCTCTTCAGTCAGCTGCAGATTTATACGGAGCAGGCAGTAATGAAGTAACACAGGTTACCAATGCATGGAATGCAGTAGGTGTTGGTGGTGGTACTTCTCCGGCAGGATTGGTGGCAACAGCAGCAAAAGAATCACCTTATACCATTAGTCCAAATCCGGCAACAGACAGATTTACGGTTGCATTTGACGGAAAAGCAGGTAAAGGAACAGTAGAATTGGTAAGCTTAACAGGTAAAAAAGAGATTTCTGAAAAAGTGATCCTTACTGATGGAGCTAATAAAATCAATATACAGCTTCCAACCAATATGCTTCCTGGAGTTTACATTGTAACAGTGAACGGACAGACCGCAGGAAACCTTATCAAAAAATAA
- the hemH gene encoding ferrochelatase: protein MNKKGILLVNLGSPRSTEVNDVKEYLDEFLMDERVIDYRWIFRALLVQGVILKTRPAKSAEAYKTVWTDEGSPLIVITEKIRKKLQKVVDVSVEIGMRYAEPSIETGIQKLVDQGISEIVLFPLYPQYAMSTTETVIEKAEEVRKKKFPKVKINYIQPFYNRDIYINCLAESIKEKLPENFDALQFSYHGVPERHIYKTDPTKSCNLNDCCSREDNPSHQFCYRHQCYKTTQLVIEKLNLPKEKTIVSFQSRLGKDKWIEPYTDETLETIPKKGVKNLAIVCPAFVSDCLETLEEISVEGKEQFMHGGGETFQYIPCLNDEDRWIEVVKTLCEEKLNDFYLV from the coding sequence TTGAATAAAAAAGGAATTTTACTGGTGAATCTCGGATCTCCGAGATCTACTGAGGTAAACGATGTAAAAGAATATCTTGACGAATTTTTAATGGACGAAAGAGTCATCGATTACCGTTGGATTTTCCGTGCTCTTCTTGTTCAGGGTGTAATCCTGAAAACAAGACCTGCCAAGTCTGCTGAAGCCTATAAAACGGTATGGACAGATGAAGGTTCGCCTTTGATCGTTATTACTGAAAAGATTCGGAAAAAACTTCAGAAAGTGGTAGATGTTTCCGTGGAAATTGGAATGAGATATGCAGAACCAAGCATTGAAACCGGAATTCAAAAACTGGTGGATCAGGGTATTTCTGAAATTGTTCTTTTTCCTTTGTATCCTCAATATGCAATGAGTACAACCGAAACTGTTATTGAAAAAGCAGAGGAAGTAAGAAAGAAAAAATTCCCAAAGGTGAAGATCAATTATATTCAGCCTTTTTACAATAGGGATATTTATATTAATTGTCTTGCAGAAAGTATTAAGGAAAAGCTTCCTGAGAACTTTGACGCACTCCAGTTTTCTTACCATGGAGTTCCTGAAAGACATATTTATAAGACAGATCCTACCAAAAGCTGTAATCTTAATGATTGTTGTTCCCGAGAAGATAATCCAAGTCATCAGTTCTGCTATCGTCATCAATGTTATAAAACAACGCAGCTTGTCATTGAGAAATTAAATTTACCTAAAGAAAAAACTATCGTTTCTTTCCAGTCAAGATTAGGAAAAGATAAATGGATTGAACCTTATACGGACGAAACTCTGGAAACCATTCCTAAAAAAGGAGTGAAAAATCTTGCTATTGTTTGTCCTGCATTTGTTTCAGACTGTCTTGAGACACTGGAGGAAATTTCTGTGGAAGGAAAAGAGCAGTTCATGCATGGAGGTGGAGAAACATTCCAATATATTCCTTGTTTAAATGATGAAGACCGATGGATAGAAGTGGTAAAGACACTTTGTGAAGAAAAGCTGAATGATTTTTATTTGGTATAA
- a CDS encoding NifU family protein, translating to MRTVLIEPTENPKVMKFVADYNLIPGSLELDRNSDVSEIPLAQELFNYPFVERIFITANFVAVAKQDTIEWEHVAESLKNVIEDELLANPRLYLQKKKEMYQIYSEMTPNPNVMKFVSSKLLMEGFVEVKSREAATEVPLAAAIFNEFDFATEVFISDNFVAVTKNHTVEWHEVMTTVRALISDYLQNGGEISNIEPQKHENPVEKIINRDYTDDEQKISDILNEYVAPAVENDGGKISLMEYDESTKTAKMLLQGACSGCPSSTATLKNGIENILKQFVPELVERVEAVNG from the coding sequence ATGCGTACCGTACTTATAGAACCAACCGAAAACCCAAAAGTGATGAAATTTGTTGCAGATTACAACTTGATTCCCGGGTCTTTGGAATTGGATAGAAATTCAGATGTTTCAGAAATTCCTTTGGCACAGGAGCTTTTCAATTATCCGTTTGTGGAAAGAATTTTCATTACGGCTAATTTTGTAGCAGTAGCCAAGCAGGATACCATAGAATGGGAACATGTAGCTGAAAGCCTGAAAAATGTAATTGAAGATGAATTATTGGCTAATCCCAGACTTTATCTTCAGAAGAAAAAAGAAATGTATCAGATCTATTCAGAAATGACACCTAACCCAAATGTAATGAAGTTTGTTTCCAGCAAACTACTTATGGAGGGTTTTGTAGAGGTAAAATCAAGAGAAGCAGCAACCGAAGTTCCTTTGGCAGCAGCTATCTTCAATGAGTTTGATTTTGCAACAGAGGTTTTCATTTCAGATAACTTTGTGGCAGTTACCAAAAATCATACTGTGGAATGGCATGAAGTAATGACTACTGTTCGTGCTCTTATCTCTGATTATCTTCAAAATGGAGGTGAAATTTCTAATATTGAACCTCAAAAACACGAAAATCCTGTTGAAAAAATCATCAACAGAGATTATACGGATGATGAGCAGAAAATTTCTGATATCTTAAATGAATATGTAGCTCCTGCTGTGGAAAATGATGGTGGAAAAATTTCCTTAATGGAATATGATGAATCTACCAAAACCGCAAAAATGCTTTTACAGGGAGCTTGCTCAGGTTGTCCTAGCTCTACCGCTACTTTAAAGAATGGTATTGAAAACATCCTGAAACAATTTGTTCCGGAGCTTGTAGAAAGAGTGGAAGCTGTAAACGGATAA
- a CDS encoding TonB-dependent receptor — protein MKKKSIFLIAATATLYFNNAYAQETPKDSAKVSSIDQIVITGNSNPKKKIESSTAISTFSAKEIQKQNPISAAALLQRVPGFAVETSGGEVGNNLFARGIPSAGAYEFVQVQEDGLPVFEDGALQFANADNFFRVDNTVSRLEALRGGSGSIYANNSPGGLINFISKEGTNDFKGTAKLETSTYGLIRTDLNLGGALVKDKLFFNVGGFYRSDDGIRKTGFKANNGGQIRMNLKYVFDKGYAKVYYKKLDDRNTFFLPIPLTQDGDKLKGFQGFDPNYGTYSYRAISQLNIPQAGGGFFNRNLEDGIHPKVDVLGAEFKYDLGNNFSVLNKTRYTNIDMNYTGIFPAGAPKTGADFAKDMKMANYQYSLVSTGAVVDPAFVQKLGFWAIDKQMNNFVNDLQFNYKFDKGNVTAGFYKSNWKSHQYWNWSNILATATDRPELLNLVDPSLSPSSVGYSKTYNGVTDMSTLVRDSQIQGSLNDLYLNLDYNVTDALSFNGGIRYSRDYYRGYKVNTTRANLNNSGLTVDGTHGFETTTADDNMNVLGNQFNYWYYDIDKVSYTLASNYKINRENAVYARFSHGFRSPNEEAYYNNISDLSVIKPVLTNQLEVGYKYYSRTFDIAVIPFYSALKNLSFTDVYIDGTSENKFANTTNFGVEIEGYARLFNNVFEVTFNGTVQSPKYKDFKGRNGDGTAFDYSGNTVRRIPKFYFNISPAVNITKEWRAYVSMNYYGKRFQDEGNTDENKLPSFTEFGAGMSYQLGKIRFAVDGTNIFNTIGITEGDPRSPTGSGSNIRMARPIMGAAARASITLDF, from the coding sequence ATGAAAAAAAAATCAATCTTTTTAATCGCCGCAACAGCTACATTATACTTTAATAATGCTTATGCTCAGGAAACTCCGAAAGATTCCGCAAAGGTTTCCTCTATCGATCAGATTGTAATTACGGGTAACTCCAATCCCAAGAAAAAAATAGAATCCAGTACTGCTATTTCAACGTTCAGTGCTAAGGAAATTCAAAAGCAAAATCCAATCAGTGCCGCTGCTTTGTTGCAGAGAGTTCCAGGATTTGCAGTGGAAACATCAGGTGGTGAAGTAGGGAATAACCTTTTTGCAAGGGGAATTCCATCTGCAGGAGCCTATGAGTTTGTGCAGGTACAGGAAGACGGTCTTCCGGTTTTTGAGGATGGGGCACTTCAGTTTGCCAATGCTGATAACTTCTTCCGTGTAGACAATACAGTGAGCCGTCTGGAGGCTTTAAGAGGAGGTTCAGGTTCCATTTATGCCAATAACTCTCCCGGAGGGCTTATCAACTTTATTTCCAAAGAGGGAACTAATGATTTTAAAGGAACGGCCAAGCTTGAAACCAGTACATATGGATTAATACGTACAGACCTTAACCTTGGCGGGGCTTTGGTGAAAGATAAACTATTTTTCAATGTCGGAGGATTCTACAGATCTGATGATGGTATCAGAAAAACAGGATTCAAGGCCAATAACGGAGGTCAAATCAGAATGAACCTTAAATATGTCTTTGATAAAGGCTACGCTAAAGTTTATTATAAAAAATTAGATGACAGGAATACATTTTTCCTTCCAATTCCATTGACGCAGGATGGAGATAAATTAAAAGGGTTCCAAGGTTTTGATCCTAATTATGGAACCTATAGTTACAGAGCCATCAGTCAGCTCAATATTCCACAGGCCGGAGGTGGTTTTTTCAATAGAAATCTGGAAGACGGAATTCATCCAAAGGTAGATGTACTAGGGGCAGAATTTAAATATGATCTGGGAAATAATTTCAGTGTTTTAAATAAAACTCGGTACACCAATATTGATATGAACTATACAGGTATTTTCCCGGCCGGAGCACCCAAAACAGGTGCTGATTTCGCAAAAGATATGAAAATGGCCAATTATCAGTATTCATTAGTAAGTACGGGAGCGGTTGTTGATCCTGCGTTTGTACAAAAACTGGGATTCTGGGCAATTGATAAGCAGATGAATAACTTTGTGAATGATCTACAGTTTAATTACAAATTTGATAAGGGAAATGTAACAGCAGGTTTTTATAAATCAAACTGGAAATCCCATCAATACTGGAACTGGAGTAATATTCTGGCTACTGCAACAGACCGCCCTGAGCTGTTGAATCTGGTAGATCCATCTCTTAGCCCAAGCAGTGTAGGGTATTCTAAAACCTATAACGGAGTTACGGACATGTCTACTTTGGTCAGAGATTCACAAATTCAGGGAAGCTTGAATGATCTTTATTTAAACCTAGATTATAATGTAACCGATGCATTAAGTTTTAATGGAGGAATTCGTTACAGCAGAGATTATTATAGAGGGTATAAAGTGAATACCACTAGAGCCAACCTTAATAATTCTGGTTTAACAGTGGATGGAACTCATGGTTTTGAAACCACTACGGCAGATGATAACATGAATGTTCTGGGAAATCAGTTTAATTATTGGTATTATGATATCGATAAAGTGTCTTATACATTGGCTTCCAATTATAAGATTAATCGTGAAAATGCTGTGTATGCCCGTTTCTCTCATGGTTTCAGATCTCCAAATGAAGAAGCGTATTACAATAATATATCAGATCTTAGTGTAATAAAACCGGTGTTGACCAATCAGTTGGAAGTAGGATACAAATATTACTCGCGTACATTTGATATTGCTGTGATTCCTTTTTACTCAGCTCTTAAAAATCTTTCATTTACAGATGTTTATATAGATGGAACATCTGAAAATAAATTTGCCAATACCACTAACTTTGGGGTAGAGATTGAGGGATATGCGAGATTATTCAATAATGTCTTTGAAGTAACTTTTAACGGAACAGTTCAGAGTCCGAAATACAAAGATTTCAAGGGTAGAAATGGTGACGGAACTGCATTTGATTACAGTGGAAATACTGTAAGAAGAATTCCTAAGTTTTACTTCAACATCTCTCCGGCGGTGAATATCACGAAAGAATGGCGAGCCTATGTAAGCATGAACTATTATGGAAAGCGTTTCCAGGATGAAGGGAATACCGATGAAAACAAACTGCCATCATTCACAGAATTTGGAGCAGGAATGTCTTATCAGCTTGGGAAAATTCGTTTTGCTGTAGATGGTACCAATATCTTTAATACCATCGGAATTACAGAGGGAGATCCAAGATCTCCGACAGGATCAGGATCCAATATCAGAATGGCAAGACCCATTATGGGGGCTGCTGCCAGAGCTTCAATTACTTTAGATTTCTAA